The Sinomonas sp. P10A9 genome contains the following window.
CATGTCATGGGTAAACTTGGAGTATGGTCATGACACTAGGCCACTGGAGGGTCAGGAGTCAACGTGATCTTTGCCCATGACACCGAGGTGGCGCTCCGGAGCGCCGTCAACCTCGTCAACACCCTCGACGCCGACCGCGGTGAACTGCTCGCGACCGGGGAGGACTTGGACCGCTTCCTCGACGAGGAGGAGTTCACGGGCTCGCGCACGCACGACGCCGCCGAGCTGGCCGCCGTGCGCACGCTGCGGGCGCGCCTGCGGGGACTCTGGAGCGCGCCGGAGGACGACGCCGTGGGAATCGTCAACGCGCTCCTGCGCGAGGCCCAGGCACTCCCCCAGCTCGTCAAGCACGACCGCTGGGACTGGCACCTTCACGCCACCGCGCCCGAGGCGCCACTGGCGGACCGCATGGGAACGGAGGCCGCCATGGCCTTCGTGGATGTGATCCGGGCCAAGGAGCTGGACCGGCTGCGGGTCTGCGCGGCGGATGACTGCGAGGCGGTCCTGATCGACCTCTCGAAGAATCGCTCGAAGCGCTTCTGCGACACCGGCAACTGCGCCAACCGGACGCATGTGCGCGCCTACCGGGAGCGCCGGGCGGCGGGCTAGGAGGCGGAGCCCTCGTCCTCAGTCTTGTCGGGGGCGTCCGGGCTGCCTGGTGCTGCATCGTCCGCGGCCGGGGTTTCGGCGCGATCCGTCGTGGCGGTCTGGTCAGGTTTCGCCGTGGGGCGCTTGAGCCGGTCCTCGGAGCGGAGGTTGACGCCGTCGCCCTGGCCGAGGTGCTCCGCGTTCTCCTTGTAGCTCATCGAGAGCATCGCGGCGATCACGAGGCACGCGATGAACGCGATGCCGAAGGCGGCGATGGCGAGGTCGTAGCGCAGGCCGTTCTGGGTGCCGCCCGATGCTGCGAACAGGACGACAACGAAGGCGATGGCCCCGAAGACCGCCGAGAACAGGAGCGGTCCCTTGATCCCGACGCGGGGACCACGCGGTGCATCAGACATGAGCCCTCCTCAGGCGACCGGGGTGGTGGGTTGCTTCTACGAGAAGTAGAACGTCTCGATTCTAGGCCACTTCGGCAGTGGCGGGGGAATCGTGCCGCAGGCTGAGGCCTGCGATCACGAGCAGGACACCCGTGATGATGGCCGCCCCGCCCGCGACGCCGAGCAGCGCATGTGCCCCCAGAGCGCCGAAGAACGGCAGCAAAATGGCTGCCCCGAGATGCACGACGCCGGTGATCACCTCGTCGCGCGCGAGGGGGCTCCGGCGCTGGCCGGCGACCCTGAAAGCCAGACCGGAGGCGAGGTCCGCAAGGCCCGTCGCGGCGAACGCAATCGCGGCTCCGATCCCGATGACGACGGTGTCCGGTGCCGCGGCGAGGCCCAGACCTACCGCCGCGGCGACGCCGTACGCTGCCGATGCGACGACCCGCGCGCTGCCCGACGGCCGGGCAGCGGAATCGGCCGCGCGGCCCTGCCGGCGCAGCAGCCACGTGCGCGCCACTGCCAGGCCAACGAAGTACGCGGCGAGGCACCAGGCCCCGCCGAACGCGGTGGGCGTCCCCCAGAACACGGTGACCGCACCGAACACGAGCGCGATCGCGCCGCGCAGCAGCACCGGGCCCGCGAGGGCGCGCTGGCTCTCGTCTCCGGACGGACTCGGGGACGGGGGTGTGGGGGAATCAGGCACGGACCAAGTGTAGTCAGTGGGCGCCGAGCACCATCCACGCATCGGCGCGGGCGCGCAGGCCCAGCGTGAGGGCGCGCGCGAGCATGTACCCGCCGGCGAACGCCGCCCAGAGCCAGGCGAGCCCGGCCGGACCGCCCCCACCGAAGAGTCCCGCCCACACCACGAGCGGCGCGTAGACGACGAGGTTGAGGACTCCCGCGAGCGCGAGGTAGCGGGCATCCCCGGCGCCGATCAGCACCCCGTCGAGCACGAACACATACCCGCACACCGGCTGGCTCGCGGCAAGCACGAGGAGCGCCGGGAGGAGGGCCGTGTGCACCTGGCGGTCTGTTGTGAAGATCCACCCGATCCACGGCGCCGAGACCGCGAGAACTGCCCCCGTGACAACCCCGTAGCCGAGTGACCAGCGGACCATCGTGCGGGTGAGGTCACGGGCGCGGGCCGCGTGGGAGGCGCCGAGCTCCTTGCCGATGAGCGCCTGGGCGGCAATCGCGAGGGCATCGAGGGCGAAGGCCAGGAAGCTGAAGAGCGTCATGACGAGCTGATGCGCCGCGAGGTTCGCCGCCCCCTGCTGCGCCGCGATGACGACGGTCGCGACGATCGCGGCCCTGAGCGTGAGGGTGCGCAGCATGAGCCACGAGCCGACGTGGGCGGCATCCAGGACCCCGTGCCTGCTGGGCGCGAACCCGACGCCCTCGTGCCGCATGCGGCGGAGCACGATGCCCATGTACACGACGGCCATGCCGAGCTGGGCGGCGCTCGTGCCGATCCCCGAGCCGGCGATGCCCCATCCGAGGCCGTAGACGAACAGCAGGTTCAGGACGATGTTCCCCGTGAAACCAACGGTTGCAACGACGAGGGGCGTGTGCGTGTCCTGCAGGCCCCGCAACGCACCCGTTCCCGCGAAGACGAGCAGCATCCCGACAAGGCCCGGCATCGACCAGACGAGGTACTCGACCGCGTACGCCTGGACCGGAGCCGAGCCGCCGAGCAGCCCGACGATCCAGGGCGCGGTGGCCCAGCCGAGCGCCGCGAGGGCGAGGCCAAGAAGCAGCGCCAGCCAGGCGCCGTCGCGCGCGGCTGCCATCGCGTGGCCCATCTTGCCCGCACCCAGGAACCGCGCCACGGCGGGCCCGGTCCCGTACGCAAGGAACACCATGAGCCCGACGGCGGTCTGCAGCACGGTGGTCGCGAGACCGAGGCCGGCGAGCTGGTCGACGCCGAGGTGGCCCACGATCGCAGAGTCGGCCAGGAGGAACAGCGGCTCGGCGATGAGAGCGAAGAACGCAGGGACCGCGAGCCGGAGGATCTCGCGGGCGGTCGACGGCGCCTCCCGCCCTCCGTCGGTCCTCGCGCCGACGCGTTCCGTGGGCTCCATGCGAACCACTCTAGGCGGGGGCACCGACGACACTCGAAATGGATGGGTCACCCTATTGACAGTCACCAGATTATGAGAGCTACTCTCTTTTCATGGCAACATTCAAGAACTCCTCGGCCACGGCGTCCGCGGAGACCCAGGCGGGGCACCCCCGTCGGTGGTGGATCCTCGGAGCGCTGGCACTCACCATGCTCGTCGTCGGCCTCGACGCGACGGTGCTCAACGTCGCCCTCAGCGACATCTCCCGCGCACTCGGCGCGAGCACCACGGACCTGCAGTGGATCGTCAACGGGTACACGCTGACCTCCGCGGTGCTCCTCATCCCTGCCGGAATGCTCGGGGACCGGTACGGCCGGCGAACGGTCCTCGCCGTGGGCCTGGCGGTCTTCGTGGCCGCGAGCGCCCTCGGCGCGTTCGCGGCCACCCCCGCCGAACTCGTCGCGGCCCGGACGGTCATGGGGATCGGCGCCGCGGCCGTGTTCCCCCTCTCCATGTCCATCCTCCCGACCGTCTTCGCCCCGGGCGAGCGCGCCAAGGCCGTCGCCGTCATCACGGCCGCCATGGGCCTCGGCATGCCGCTCGGCCCGCTTCTGGGCGGCTGGCTGCTGGACAACTACTGGTGGGGCTCCACGCTGCTCATCAACGTGCCCACGGTGGCGATCGCGCTCGCCACGGGACTCACGCTCATCCCGAACTCGAAGGATTCCGGCCGGCGGCGCTTCGACCTCGCCGGGATGCTCCTGACCGTCGCGGGCCTCGCCGGGATCGTCTACGGGATCACCCAGGAGCCGGTCAGCGGCTGGGGTTCCGGCGAGGTTCTCGTCCCGCTCATCGGCGGCGCGGGGCTGCTGGTGGCCTTCTGGTTCGTCGAGAGGCGAGCCGCGGCGCCCCTGCTCGATCCGCGGCTCACCGGCAACCGGATGTTCGTCTGGCCCACCATCGCTACCGCCCTGACCTCATTCGTCATGATGGGCCTGCTGTTCGCGCTCCCGCTGTACCTGCAGGCATTCCTCGGCGACTCCGCGCTCGTCACCGGCGTCAAGCTTCTGCCGATGATGCTGGCCCTGGTCGTCGGCGCGGCCGTGGGGACGCGCACGACGGCGCTCGTGGGCCTCCGCGTGGTGGTCCCCGCCGGGATCCTCATCTCCGCCGCGGGCTTCGCCGCACTCCTGCGGCTCGTCCCCGACTCGGACTACTGGCCGCTCCTCGCGGCCCTCGCTGCCACCGGCCTCGGGTTCGGCATCGCGATGCCGCCGGCCACGACCGCCATGCTCGACTCGCTGCCGGACGGGATCCAGAGCACCGGCACAGCGGTCAACCTGGCCGTCAAGCAGACCGTGGGCGCCCTCGGGGTCGCGATCCTGGGCAGCGTCCTCACCGCCGTGTACCGCGGGGGCATGGATGCCGCGACGGCGCACCTTCCAGCCGCGGCCGCCGACGCCGCACACGACTCGATCGGCGGGGCCGTCGCCGTGGCCTCGCGGCTCGGGCCCGCGGGGAACGCGCTCAAGGCCGCGGCCGGGAGCGCCTACCTGGACGGCGTCCACGTAGTGAGCGTCGTCTGCATCGCCGCAGCAGTCCTCATCGCCGTGGTGATGGCCGCGGTCCTGCCCGGACGTGCCCGCGGCGAGCACACGGCGTCGTCCGCCCAGCCGGCGCCCATCAGGGCTGACAAGATGAATACATGACGGAACCCGGTCTGCGCGAGCGCAAGAAGGCCAAGACGCGGCGCCTCATCCAGGATGTGGCGCTGCGCCTCTTCGCCGCCCAGGGGTATGACGCGACCACGGTCGAGCAGATCGCTGCCGAAGCCGAAGTCTCCCCGAGCACGTGCTTCCGCTACTACCCCACCAAAGAGGACCTCGTGCTCTCCGACGAGTACGACCCCACGCTCATCGCGGCCCTCGAGAAGGCGCCGCTGGACGCCGGATTCGTCGGCGCGTTCCGCGCCGCCATCCGGGTCGGGTTCACCACGTTCTACCGCGAGGACCGCGAGCGCGTCCTCGAACGCATGAGGCTCACCCTCACCACCCCCGCGCTGCGGAACAGGATCCTCGCGGCGAACCACGAGATCAGCCACCTGTTCGGGGACGTCATTGCCCGCCGGCTCGGGATCGCCGAGGACGATCCGCGCATCGCGATCGCGGCCGGTGCACTCATGGGCGCCCTCACGGCGGTGCTCGAGCGCTGGGTGGCCGACGACGGCCGAGGCGACCTGCCCGCCATGATGGACAGTGCCCTCGCATTGCTCGAGTCAGGACTCCGGTTCGAGGCCTGAGGCCGCCATCGGAGTCTGGACGACGCGAGATTTTCGCGTTAGTGTCATTAACATGAATTCTGAGGCCGGGACACGGCCTTACGCCATGGGCAAGCGTGCCGAGGCAGCCGCCGCCACGGCCGGCAGGATCGCCGAGGCCGCCCTCGAACTGTTCATCGAGCGGCCGTTGAGCCAGCTCACGCTCGCCCTCGTGGCCGATCGGGCCGGCGTGACGGTCCAGACGGTCCTGCGCCACTGCGGAGACTGGGACGGGGTCCTTGCTGCAGCCGGCGAGCGTGCCGCGGCCCGCGTGAGAACGCTCCGCGACCGTGCGCCCGTCGGAGACCTGCCCGGAGCCATCGCCAACCTAGCCGAGCACTACGAGACCGACGCTCCCCTTGCGCTCCGGATGCTCTCCGAGGAACCGAACTCCGAGTACATCGCGGACCGCACCCGGATGGCCCGCGACATCCACCGCGCATGGTGCGAGCGCGTCTTCGCCCCCTACCTCGAGGGGCTCAGCGACCCCGAGCGCACGCGCCGCTTGGCCCAGTTCGTCGCCGTGTGCGACGTCTACGTCTACAAGCTCCTCCGGCACGACGCCGGGCTGAGCCTCGAGGCGTACATCGATTCCCTGCTCGAGCTCCTCGAGCCGCTGGTCCGGAGGCCATGATGTCCACGATCCTCGCCTACACGTCCCCCGCGACGGGACACCTCTTCCCGATGACGCCCCTCCTGCTCGAGCTGCGGTCCCGGGGCCACCGCGTCCACGTGCGCACGTTCGCCGAGCACGTGGAGACGCTCCGAGGCCTCGGCCTCGAGGCGGAACCGACCGACGCGCGGATCGCGGCCATCTGGCATCAGGACTTCAGCGCGCGGAACCCGCTCGAGGCGCTGTCCGCGAACGCGGAGACGTTCACGCAGCGGGCGGAGTTCGACGGCGCCGACGCCGCCGCATCGCTGCGGGACGTGGCCCCGGACGCCGCGATCGTCGACATCAACGCGTGGGGTGCCGCCGCCGCGGCGCAGGCCTGGGGCGGGCCGTGGGCGTCCTTCAGCCCCTACGTCCCGCCGATCAGCTCGGCGGGGACGCCGCCGTTCGGACCCGGCCTGGCTCCGCGGGGCGGGCCGCTCGGCCGCATCCGCGACGCCACGCTGCGCAGCCTCATCATGGGGCAGCTCACCAAGCGGTACCTCGGGCCGATCAACTCGGTGCGCGCCGAACACGGGCTCGCACCGGTGGACACCGTGGACCAGTTCTTCCGCTCGGCTCCGCTCATGCTCGTCACGACGTCCGAGCCGTTCGACTACGCGCACACCGACTGGCTCCCGCAGATCCGCTCGATCGGGGCTCTGCCGTGGGAACCGCCGTCCGAGGTACCCGCGTGGGTCGACGAGCCCGGAGACCCGTTCGCCCTCGTCACGACGTCCTCGGAGTACCAGGCCGATGAGGCGCTCGCGCGGGCCGCGGTCGCGGGGCTCGCGGAGGAGCCCTACCGCGTGGTGGTCACCATGCCCGCCGGCGTCGCGGACCTCGGGCCCCTTCCTCCGAACGTCCGGATCGAGCAGTTCGTCCCGCACGGACCCATTCTGGCCCGCGCCGCCGTCGCCGTGACCCACGGCGGCATGGGCGCCACCCAGAAGGCCCTCGGCGCGGGAGTGCCCACCGTCGTCGTGCCCTGGGGTCGCGACCAGCTCGAAGTCGGCGCCCGCGTTGCCCACGCCCATGCCGGTGTGCGGCTGTCCAAGGGAAGGCTCACCCCGGAACGCCTCCGGGACGCCGTGCGCCGGGCAGCGGGGATGGCCGACGGCGCGGGGCGCGTCGCTGCCGGCTACCGCGCCGCAGGCGGGGCTGCCGCCGGAGCGGACGCCGTGGAGGAGCTCCTGAGAACCTGATCAGGCCCGGACCGGCAGATGTCCCGCGAGGAACTCCTCCCAGGTCCGGCGGCCGTCCGCATGGTCCAGCGCCAGATTGGCACCGGCGCGGATCGCCCGGGCCGCGTCGCCAGGCAGCCTCACCGGAACGATGAGACGGCGCAGCCCCGCCGCGGCGAGGTACGAGCGCAGGAGGTCGCCGAACGCATAGGCGGTCGGCCCGCCCAGATCGGGGACGTAGCCCGCGGGACTGCCGAGCGCGATCTCCACGAGCCGGTCCGCGACCTCGCCCGAATCGACAGGCTGGAACCGCGTACCGCTGGGCACCGGCACCACGGGCAGCTTGGCCATGGCCTTGAGGGTGAGCAGGGCGAGGTCGTGGAACTGGGTCGCGCGGAGTGTGGTCCACGGGATCCCGCATCCCTCGACGACCCCTTCGGCGTCGCGCTTGGATGCGAAGTACTCGAACGCCATGTGGTCGAACCGTCCTGTCACGGGGACCCTGTCCGCGCCGACAACCGAGATGAACACGAGATGGATGACGCCAGCGTCACGCGCGGCCCTCACAAGCATCCGTGCCTTGTCGCCGTCGCCCTTCTGGGCGCCCGCGCAGTGGACCACCGTGCGGATGCCCGCGAGCGCCGCGTCCACGCCGCGTCCCGTGTCGAGGTCTGCGGCGACGTTCTCCACGGCAGCCGGCCGCGCGGCGTCGTGCGCAGGATCAGCCGTGGTCGCGTGCCGGCTCGCCACCCGCACCGCATGCCCCGCCGCTGCGAGCCGCTCCACTACTTGCCGGCCCAGCGTGCCGGTCCCGCCGGTCACCAGGATGGTCGTTGCCATGGTCTTCTCCTCCTCCGTCCGGGCATCTCCCGTCCTGCTTGCCTGACACCGTGGAGTGCGGAAGTGTGACAGCCGTGGAGGAAGATCTTCTGGCCGAGCGCTTCGAGGTGGAGCGGACGCGGCTCCGCGGCGTCGCGTACCGCATGCTCGGCTCGCTCGCGGAGGCGGACGACGCCCTGCAGGAGGCGTGGCTGCGGCTGTCCAGCACCGAGGCGGAGGCGATCGAAAGCCTGCCCGCGTGGCTCACCACCGTAGTGGGGCGGATCTGCCTGAACGTGCTGCGCTCGCGCGGGGCTCGGCCGGAGGTACCCCTCGAGGCGGCGCTCACCGCTGCACGCCTGGACCCAGGACCCGAAGAGGAGGCCCTCCTCGCAGACCAAGTGGGACTCGCGCTGCTCGTCGTGCTGGACCGGCTCCAGCCGGCGGAGCGGCTCGCGTTCGTTCTGCACGACATGTTCGACGTCCCGTTCGAGCCCATCGCGCAGATCCTCAACAAGTCCGCGGAGGCGACGCGCCAGCTCGCGAGCCGTGCTCGACGCCGTGTGGAGGGCTCGCCGGTCCCGGAGCCGGACCGGGCGCGCCAGGCCCGCGCCGTCCACGCCTATCTGAGGGCCGTACGGACGGGCGACCTCGAGGCGCTCGTGGCCGTCCTCGACCCGGAGGTGCTGCTTGTGGCGGACGGCGCGGCGGTCCCGGGAGGCGTCGCCGTCGCCCTTCGCGGTTCCCAGAAGGTCGCTCGGGCGGCCGCTGCCTCCGCCGCGCGGGCGCCGTTCGCGCGGACCGCGATCATCGACGGGGCCGTGGGCATCGTGGTGGCCCCGCGCGGCCGGCTGCGGATCGCGCTGCTGTTCACCGTCCAGTCCACGCAGGACGGCGAACGTGTCACCCGGGTGGACGTCGTGGCGGATCCCTCGCGGCTTGCCGCGCTTGGGGTCTCAGTCCTCGAAGGCTGGCGCGAACGTGCCGGCGCCCCCGGGCCGGACCCATACTGATCGCATGTCCTCAGAAGCAGCCTTCACAGGGTCCATCCCGGAGCTCTACGACACCGTCCTCGTGCCCATGATGTTCCAGGACTTCGCGAACGACCTGGCTGCCGAGGTGGCCTCCTCCGGCCCAGGCACCGTCCTCGAGACGGCGGCCGGGACCGGCATCGTGACGAGGGCGCTTCACCGGATCCTGCCGCGCGCCACCATCACGGCCACCGACCTCAACCCAGCCATGCTCTCGCGGGCCGACGTGGTCCTCCCCGCCTCCGAGTCCATCCGGTGGCAGCAGGCCGACGCCCTGGATCTCCCCTTCCCTGAGGCATCCTTCGACGCGCTCGTCAGCCAGTTCGGCATCATGTTCTTCCCCGATCGGCCGCGCGGGTACGCGGAAGCGCGCCGGGTGCTGAAGCCCGGGGGCCGGCTGTCCGCTGCGGTGTGGGGGCCGCTCGAGCGCAACGAGGTGAGCCTCGCGGTCCAGGAGGCGCTCGAGGAACTCTTCCCCGGCCGGGCGCCCATGCTGATCCGCCGCGTTCCCTTTGCATACTCCGATCACACGATCATCCGCGGCGAGCTTGAGGCCGCTGGGTTCTCGGACGTCACCATCCGGGACGTCGTCTACCGCAGTGCTCCAACGTCTGCGCGGGACATCGCCCGGGCGCACTGCCAGGGCACCCCTCTGGCCC
Protein-coding sequences here:
- a CDS encoding CGNR zinc finger domain-containing protein, with protein sequence MIFAHDTEVALRSAVNLVNTLDADRGELLATGEDLDRFLDEEEFTGSRTHDAAELAAVRTLRARLRGLWSAPEDDAVGIVNALLREAQALPQLVKHDRWDWHLHATAPEAPLADRMGTEAAMAFVDVIRAKELDRLRVCAADDCEAVLIDLSKNRSKRFCDTGNCANRTHVRAYRERRAAG
- a CDS encoding MATE family efflux transporter; protein product: MEPTERVGARTDGGREAPSTAREILRLAVPAFFALIAEPLFLLADSAIVGHLGVDQLAGLGLATTVLQTAVGLMVFLAYGTGPAVARFLGAGKMGHAMAAARDGAWLALLLGLALAALGWATAPWIVGLLGGSAPVQAYAVEYLVWSMPGLVGMLLVFAGTGALRGLQDTHTPLVVATVGFTGNIVLNLLFVYGLGWGIAGSGIGTSAAQLGMAVVYMGIVLRRMRHEGVGFAPSRHGVLDAAHVGSWLMLRTLTLRAAIVATVVIAAQQGAANLAAHQLVMTLFSFLAFALDALAIAAQALIGKELGASHAARARDLTRTMVRWSLGYGVVTGAVLAVSAPWIGWIFTTDRQVHTALLPALLVLAASQPVCGYVFVLDGVLIGAGDARYLALAGVLNLVVYAPLVVWAGLFGGGGPAGLAWLWAAFAGGYMLARALTLGLRARADAWMVLGAH
- a CDS encoding MFS transporter, which gives rise to MATFKNSSATASAETQAGHPRRWWILGALALTMLVVGLDATVLNVALSDISRALGASTTDLQWIVNGYTLTSAVLLIPAGMLGDRYGRRTVLAVGLAVFVAASALGAFAATPAELVAARTVMGIGAAAVFPLSMSILPTVFAPGERAKAVAVITAAMGLGMPLGPLLGGWLLDNYWWGSTLLINVPTVAIALATGLTLIPNSKDSGRRRFDLAGMLLTVAGLAGIVYGITQEPVSGWGSGEVLVPLIGGAGLLVAFWFVERRAAAPLLDPRLTGNRMFVWPTIATALTSFVMMGLLFALPLYLQAFLGDSALVTGVKLLPMMLALVVGAAVGTRTTALVGLRVVVPAGILISAAGFAALLRLVPDSDYWPLLAALAATGLGFGIAMPPATTAMLDSLPDGIQSTGTAVNLAVKQTVGALGVAILGSVLTAVYRGGMDAATAHLPAAAADAAHDSIGGAVAVASRLGPAGNALKAAAGSAYLDGVHVVSVVCIAAAVLIAVVMAAVLPGRARGEHTASSAQPAPIRADKMNT
- a CDS encoding TetR family transcriptional regulator, yielding MTEPGLRERKKAKTRRLIQDVALRLFAAQGYDATTVEQIAAEAEVSPSTCFRYYPTKEDLVLSDEYDPTLIAALEKAPLDAGFVGAFRAAIRVGFTTFYREDRERVLERMRLTLTTPALRNRILAANHEISHLFGDVIARRLGIAEDDPRIAIAAGALMGALTAVLERWVADDGRGDLPAMMDSALALLESGLRFEA
- a CDS encoding TetR/AcrR family transcriptional regulator, which gives rise to MNSEAGTRPYAMGKRAEAAAATAGRIAEAALELFIERPLSQLTLALVADRAGVTVQTVLRHCGDWDGVLAAAGERAAARVRTLRDRAPVGDLPGAIANLAEHYETDAPLALRMLSEEPNSEYIADRTRMARDIHRAWCERVFAPYLEGLSDPERTRRLAQFVAVCDVYVYKLLRHDAGLSLEAYIDSLLELLEPLVRRP
- a CDS encoding glycosyltransferase yields the protein MSTILAYTSPATGHLFPMTPLLLELRSRGHRVHVRTFAEHVETLRGLGLEAEPTDARIAAIWHQDFSARNPLEALSANAETFTQRAEFDGADAAASLRDVAPDAAIVDINAWGAAAAAQAWGGPWASFSPYVPPISSAGTPPFGPGLAPRGGPLGRIRDATLRSLIMGQLTKRYLGPINSVRAEHGLAPVDTVDQFFRSAPLMLVTTSEPFDYAHTDWLPQIRSIGALPWEPPSEVPAWVDEPGDPFALVTTSSEYQADEALARAAVAGLAEEPYRVVVTMPAGVADLGPLPPNVRIEQFVPHGPILARAAVAVTHGGMGATQKALGAGVPTVVVPWGRDQLEVGARVAHAHAGVRLSKGRLTPERLRDAVRRAAGMADGAGRVAAGYRAAGGAAAGADAVEELLRT
- a CDS encoding SDR family oxidoreductase; translated protein: MATTILVTGGTGTLGRQVVERLAAAGHAVRVASRHATTADPAHDAARPAAVENVAADLDTGRGVDAALAGIRTVVHCAGAQKGDGDKARMLVRAARDAGVIHLVFISVVGADRVPVTGRFDHMAFEYFASKRDAEGVVEGCGIPWTTLRATQFHDLALLTLKAMAKLPVVPVPSGTRFQPVDSGEVADRLVEIALGSPAGYVPDLGGPTAYAFGDLLRSYLAAAGLRRLIVPVRLPGDAARAIRAGANLALDHADGRRTWEEFLAGHLPVRA
- a CDS encoding sigma-70 family RNA polymerase sigma factor, which encodes MEEDLLAERFEVERTRLRGVAYRMLGSLAEADDALQEAWLRLSSTEAEAIESLPAWLTTVVGRICLNVLRSRGARPEVPLEAALTAARLDPGPEEEALLADQVGLALLVVLDRLQPAERLAFVLHDMFDVPFEPIAQILNKSAEATRQLASRARRRVEGSPVPEPDRARQARAVHAYLRAVRTGDLEALVAVLDPEVLLVADGAAVPGGVAVALRGSQKVARAAAASAARAPFARTAIIDGAVGIVVAPRGRLRIALLFTVQSTQDGERVTRVDVVADPSRLAALGVSVLEGWRERAGAPGPDPY
- a CDS encoding class I SAM-dependent methyltransferase — encoded protein: MSSEAAFTGSIPELYDTVLVPMMFQDFANDLAAEVASSGPGTVLETAAGTGIVTRALHRILPRATITATDLNPAMLSRADVVLPASESIRWQQADALDLPFPEASFDALVSQFGIMFFPDRPRGYAEARRVLKPGGRLSAAVWGPLERNEVSLAVQEALEELFPGRAPMLIRRVPFAYSDHTIIRGELEAAGFSDVTIRDVVYRSAPTSARDIARAHCQGTPLAHELAEEYGGPAQITEDVTRVLAERFGGQPFSGLLTAIFFTGIA